A single Methanolobus sp. ZRKC5 DNA region contains:
- a CDS encoding SprT family zinc-dependent metalloprotease, whose product MFKQIELGEITAEVVFKDIKNIHLSVYPPHGKVKISAPLRMDIDKIRIFAISKLSWIKQQQTKLQEQERETPREYLDRESHYVWGRRYMLKIIEANEAPSVELKHKKMILRVRPGADDKKKQAVLDAWYRDQLRKTVSPLISKWEQLMGVKVERLFVRRMKTKWGSCNHKARNILLNTELAKKPHECLEYVVVHEMAHLLEPTHNSRFISLMDKFMPKWQFYRDKLNQLPVSHENWNY is encoded by the coding sequence ATGTTCAAACAGATCGAATTGGGCGAAATAACAGCAGAAGTGGTCTTCAAGGACATAAAGAACATACACCTGAGCGTTTACCCTCCCCATGGCAAAGTAAAGATATCTGCTCCTCTAAGAATGGATATTGATAAGATACGCATCTTTGCCATATCCAAACTTAGCTGGATAAAACAGCAACAGACAAAGCTTCAAGAGCAGGAGCGTGAAACTCCACGTGAATATCTTGATCGTGAAAGTCATTACGTCTGGGGGAGGCGTTATATGCTTAAGATCATCGAAGCCAATGAAGCTCCTTCAGTTGAACTGAAACATAAAAAAATGATTCTGCGAGTGCGACCCGGAGCAGATGATAAAAAAAAGCAAGCTGTTCTTGATGCATGGTACCGTGACCAGCTCAGGAAAACGGTAAGCCCTTTGATATCCAAGTGGGAGCAATTGATGGGTGTGAAAGTGGAGCGTTTGTTTGTAAGGCGAATGAAAACAAAATGGGGAAGCTGTAATCACAAAGCACGGAATATCCTGTTGAACACCGAACTTGCCAAAAAGCCACATGAATGCCTTGAATACGTAGTCGTGCATGAAATGGCACATCTGCTGGAGCCGACACATAATTCTCGTTTTATTTCGTTAATGGACAAGTTCATGCCAAAATGGCAATTCTATAGAGATAAGCTAAATCAATTGCCAGTTAGCCATGAGAATTGGAATTATTAA
- a CDS encoding HsdR family type I site-specific deoxyribonuclease: MSIGQSERKTQDRIITLFHNELGYDYLGNWIDREGNSNIEEKLLGDWLERKGYTKKQIGKVLYRLKKDAGNNNQGLYGNNKAVYNLLRYGVPVKTEVDEVTETVQLINWKEPEDNHFAIAEEVTLKGNRERRPDIVLYVNGIAIGVLELKNSRVSIGDGIRQNISNQRPEFNEWFFSTVQFIFAGNDSEGLMYGTIGTPEKYFLKWKEDEEDDSRFKLDKYLIKMCRKDRLIELMYDFVLFDGGIKKLPRVHQYFGVKAAQKHVCQHKGGIIWHTQGSGKSIVMVLLAKWILENNPNARVVIVTDRDELDKQIEGVFTEADEDIKRTTSGQELLSLLSLAAPRLICSLVHKFGRKDVDDFDAFIKDLKAQPSKTVGEVFVFVDECHRTQNGKLNKTMKAIMPNAVFIGFTGTPLLKKDKTSLEIFGGYIHTYKFCEAVADNVVLDLLYEARDIDQNLGSEERIDAWFEAKTRGLNDWQKDELKKHWGTMQVVLSSRSRMDKVVNDIIFDFSVKPRLSSNRGNALLVASSIYEACKYFALFQKTPFKSKCAVVTSYNPLARDITKEDTGANTDTAKESIYNTYTELLKDIETRPGMTKTETYEEQAKNLFTKEPANMKLLIVVDKLLTGFDAPPCTYLYIDKSMRDHGLFQAICRTNRLDGEDKDFGYIVDYKDLFKNLVNDKGTGALQVYSSELDHSAEGAVPEVLMQDRLKKGKERLDNALETLALLCEPVESPKGELEHIHYFCGNTEIPTDLQEHETQRVALYKATASLVRSYSNISDEMESAGYSEAKINHIKQQIDHYLMIREIIRRASGETLDLKAYEADMRHLIDTYIEATEPKKVSSFDDLPLLELIVKTGIDKAIDTQLGSLKGKKNAVAEIIENNVRRRILKEHLNDPAYYEKMSALLDEIIAARKAKAIEYEEYLRQIAELVKKVESGQEDDTSEELKASPALRALYNNIQIPGHKTGDISEGNARYTSSNDPVLDLAIRIDETVKHVRSDDWRDVEPRENVIKQALFDILQDVDEVERLFLIIKAQDEY, encoded by the coding sequence ATGTCAATCGGCCAGTCTGAGCGTAAAACACAGGATCGCATAATTACCCTGTTCCATAATGAACTTGGCTACGACTATCTCGGTAATTGGATTGACCGAGAAGGGAATAGCAATATCGAGGAAAAACTGCTCGGCGACTGGCTGGAAAGGAAGGGTTATACTAAAAAGCAGATTGGAAAGGTACTCTACAGGCTGAAAAAAGATGCAGGTAACAACAACCAGGGACTCTATGGTAACAACAAGGCTGTCTATAACCTGCTGCGTTATGGGGTCCCTGTAAAGACCGAGGTAGACGAGGTCACAGAAACCGTACAACTCATCAACTGGAAAGAACCTGAAGATAATCACTTTGCCATTGCTGAAGAGGTCACTCTCAAGGGGAATAGAGAGCGTCGACCGGATATAGTGCTCTATGTGAACGGAATAGCCATTGGAGTATTGGAGCTGAAGAACAGTCGGGTGAGCATAGGAGATGGCATCCGTCAGAATATTTCTAACCAACGGCCTGAGTTCAATGAATGGTTTTTCAGCACAGTACAGTTCATTTTTGCTGGCAACGATTCCGAAGGTTTGATGTATGGGACCATTGGTACACCAGAAAAATATTTCCTCAAGTGGAAGGAAGATGAAGAGGATGACAGCCGTTTCAAGCTTGACAAGTATCTTATCAAGATGTGTCGTAAGGACCGGCTCATTGAGCTGATGTATGATTTCGTTCTTTTTGACGGCGGCATCAAAAAACTACCACGAGTGCACCAGTATTTCGGTGTCAAGGCTGCACAGAAACATGTTTGCCAGCATAAAGGCGGTATAATCTGGCATACACAGGGCAGTGGTAAGAGTATCGTCATGGTACTGCTGGCCAAATGGATACTGGAGAACAATCCCAATGCTCGTGTGGTCATTGTCACCGACCGTGATGAACTGGACAAGCAGATAGAGGGTGTATTCACCGAAGCCGACGAAGATATCAAACGTACAACAAGCGGTCAGGAATTATTGAGTTTGCTCTCTCTGGCAGCACCACGCCTGATATGTTCCCTGGTCCACAAATTCGGTAGAAAGGATGTGGATGACTTCGATGCATTTATCAAGGATCTGAAAGCCCAGCCAAGCAAGACCGTAGGTGAAGTCTTTGTCTTCGTGGATGAATGTCATCGTACCCAGAATGGAAAACTAAACAAAACCATGAAAGCAATAATGCCAAACGCCGTGTTCATTGGTTTTACCGGCACACCCCTGCTCAAGAAAGATAAGACCAGTCTGGAAATCTTCGGTGGCTACATACACACCTACAAATTCTGCGAGGCAGTAGCGGACAACGTCGTACTCGACCTGCTCTATGAAGCACGTGACATAGACCAGAATCTGGGTTCAGAAGAGAGGATCGATGCATGGTTCGAGGCAAAGACCAGAGGACTCAACGACTGGCAGAAAGACGAACTAAAAAAGCACTGGGGTACAATGCAGGTAGTGCTGAGTTCACGCTCACGCATGGATAAAGTGGTAAATGACATCATCTTTGATTTCAGTGTGAAACCTCGCCTGTCCAGTAATCGTGGTAACGCCCTTCTTGTTGCATCAAGCATTTACGAAGCCTGCAAGTACTTCGCCCTATTCCAGAAAACACCTTTCAAAAGCAAATGTGCTGTGGTGACATCCTACAATCCACTAGCCAGGGATATAACAAAAGAGGATACAGGTGCAAACACCGATACCGCTAAAGAATCCATATACAATACCTACACTGAACTTCTCAAGGACATCGAAACCAGACCCGGAATGACAAAGACAGAAACCTATGAAGAGCAAGCAAAGAACCTGTTCACCAAAGAGCCGGCAAACATGAAATTGCTTATCGTGGTAGACAAACTCCTCACCGGTTTTGATGCACCTCCATGCACCTATCTTTACATAGACAAGTCAATGCGGGATCACGGCCTATTCCAGGCTATCTGTCGTACGAACCGGTTGGATGGAGAAGACAAGGATTTCGGTTATATCGTGGACTACAAGGACCTTTTCAAGAACCTTGTCAACGACAAAGGCACCGGAGCACTACAGGTCTATTCCTCCGAACTGGACCACAGTGCCGAGGGTGCAGTTCCGGAAGTTCTAATGCAGGACCGCCTGAAAAAAGGTAAGGAACGTCTTGATAATGCATTGGAGACCTTGGCACTTCTATGTGAACCAGTCGAATCACCAAAAGGTGAACTGGAACATATCCACTACTTCTGTGGTAATACTGAGATACCAACGGACCTTCAGGAACATGAAACCCAGCGTGTGGCTCTCTACAAGGCAACAGCTTCACTAGTTCGTTCTTACTCTAACATCTCAGATGAAATGGAATCCGCAGGCTACAGTGAAGCAAAGATCAACCATATCAAGCAGCAGATCGATCATTATCTGATGATTCGTGAGATAATTCGCCGAGCCAGCGGCGAAACTCTCGACCTTAAAGCCTACGAAGCAGACATGCGTCATCTCATCGATACCTACATCGAGGCAACAGAACCCAAGAAGGTTTCATCGTTTGATGACCTTCCATTGCTGGAACTGATTGTTAAGACCGGCATCGATAAAGCCATTGATACACAGCTTGGAAGTTTGAAAGGTAAAAAGAATGCTGTGGCTGAGATAATTGAGAACAACGTCCGCCGCAGGATTCTCAAGGAACACCTGAATGATCCGGCCTACTATGAAAAAATGTCAGCTCTGCTGGATGAGATCATAGCAGCAAGAAAAGCAAAGGCCATCGAATATGAAGAATATTTGAGGCAAATTGCCGAACTGGTAAAGAAAGTGGAATCAGGGCAAGAGGATGACACTTCGGAAGAACTCAAAGCAAGTCCTGCATTGCGAGCGCTCTATAACAACATACAAATACCAGGACATAAAACCGGGGATATATCAGAAGGAAACGCCAGATACACTTCATCTAATGACCCGGTCCTTGACCTTGCAATAAGAATCGATGAAACTGTCAAACATGTACGTTCTGATGACTGGCGTGATGTCGAGCCACGCGAAAATGTCATAAAACAAGCGCTATTTGATATCCTGCAAGATGTCGATGAGGTTGAGCGTCTTTTCCTCATCATCAAAGCACAGGACGAATATTAA